In the Candidatus Cloacimonas acidaminovorans str. Evry genome, one interval contains:
- the mnmE gene encoding tRNA uridine-5-carboxymethylaminomethyl(34) synthesis GTPase MnmE — MSKISEVICAPVTPLGFSAIAVIRLSGKGCIELVANHFSQSQKLLSSPSHNLILGTFYAETGEPIDEVLISVFREPHSYTGEDVIEISCHGNPNLVNRILQTLLLSCRLAKPGEFTLRAFLNGKMDLSQAEAVNDLIQAQANQAEKAALMQLKGFLSKYLQELLARITELRIRFELAIDFADQDLPLPDSNALYQELLDIIKTAEELKSTGEQGRRLREGIKICLTGAPNVGKSSLFNALLQQNRAIVTPHPGTTRDYLEEYLSLNGFPIVIYDTAGLREFPDDIEKEGITKSYELMQESDLILYLVEATTVTNPNLQFSDLLSPSSIPPDLHSKTLVVFSKADLMQENTPQIFPGIYCSVITENGLKDLTDAISKRLMLNTELPNKPIIINNRHLVALSKCLQSLHRAKQCLKENQGYEFIAFELISASNALEEILGVITTDDLLDKIFSEFCIGK; from the coding sequence ATGAGTAAAATAAGCGAAGTTATTTGTGCTCCAGTCACTCCGCTTGGATTTTCTGCCATTGCAGTAATCCGCTTAAGTGGCAAGGGCTGTATTGAGCTTGTTGCCAATCACTTTTCCCAAAGCCAAAAACTTCTTTCTTCACCTTCGCATAATCTGATTTTGGGCACCTTTTATGCAGAAACCGGTGAGCCGATAGACGAAGTTCTTATTTCCGTTTTTAGAGAACCACATAGTTACACAGGTGAAGATGTTATAGAAATCTCCTGTCACGGAAATCCCAATCTTGTAAATCGTATTCTTCAGACCTTACTTCTTTCCTGTCGTTTGGCAAAGCCGGGAGAATTTACTTTACGTGCCTTCTTAAACGGAAAAATGGATTTAAGCCAGGCAGAGGCAGTTAATGACCTTATTCAAGCCCAGGCAAACCAAGCAGAAAAAGCAGCTCTTATGCAACTTAAGGGTTTTCTGAGCAAATACTTACAAGAATTGCTTGCCCGCATTACGGAACTGCGTATCCGTTTTGAGCTGGCAATTGATTTTGCCGATCAGGATTTACCTTTACCCGATTCCAATGCACTGTATCAGGAACTTTTAGATATTATCAAAACCGCCGAAGAATTGAAAAGTACAGGTGAACAGGGAAGACGCTTGCGGGAAGGAATTAAGATTTGTTTAACAGGTGCACCAAATGTTGGTAAATCCTCACTTTTTAATGCCTTATTGCAACAAAACAGAGCCATCGTTACTCCCCATCCGGGAACTACCAGGGACTATCTGGAAGAATATTTATCCCTAAATGGCTTTCCCATAGTTATTTATGATACTGCTGGACTAAGAGAATTTCCTGATGACATTGAAAAAGAAGGAATAACTAAAAGCTATGAATTGATGCAGGAATCAGACCTTATTCTTTATCTGGTGGAAGCAACTACCGTAACTAATCCAAATCTACAATTTTCCGATTTACTTTCTCCCTCTTCTATTCCTCCTGATCTTCATTCCAAAACCCTTGTTGTTTTCAGCAAGGCTGACTTGATGCAAGAAAATACACCTCAAATCTTCCCCGGGATATATTGCAGTGTAATAACGGAAAATGGCTTGAAAGACCTTACCGATGCAATTTCCAAGCGTTTAATGCTGAACACTGAATTGCCCAATAAACCAATTATCATTAATAACAGACATTTAGTTGCTCTATCTAAATGCTTGCAATCCTTGCATCGGGCAAAACAATGCCTAAAAGAAAATCAGGGCTACGAATTCATCGCTTTTGAACTTATTTCCGCCAGCAATGCCTTGGAAGAAATTTTAGGAGTTATCACCACCGACGACCTCTTGGATAAAATCTTCAGCGAATTCTGTATCGGAAAATAA
- the dxs gene encoding 1-deoxy-D-xylulose-5-phosphate synthase: protein MILEQITEPKQIQALTVSELKILAKEVRSRIVEVVSKTGGHLAPSLGTVDLTIALLHLFDPLKDRIVWDVGHQAYSWKILTGRNAQFDTLRQYKGLSGFTNREESPYDAFTTGHSSTSISAALGIACARDLNNEQGHCIAVIGDGALTGGMSFEALNHGGHLQKDKFIVILNDNEMSISKNVGGLQKYMARMLASKSYNVLKKQVWDFSYTLPANIRRSFIYGAQKLEESMMNILVPNIIFEDLGFKYVGPIDGHDIEQLLKIIKRVKNFMVGPVLIHIVTQKGKGYPPAEKNSELFHGTGPFDLKTGKQISDGKQTWSELMGSTLITLAQKDPKIIAITAAMTAGTGLTKFEETYPDRFFDVGIAEQHSVTLAAGMSTKGLKPFVAIYSTFLQRALDQIIHDVALPKLPVVFCIDRAGLVGEDGATHHGAFDLSYLNFVPNMIILTPSTAEELSAMLFWAASYQEGPVAIRYPRGTAIHSSVHKSLTNFNPFPAIIHSNKGKIALVACGDAFFTAEAVHNLLAKDKIPAQLIQLLSVKPLDENTLLSLASTCNYIFTFENNAVIGGMGARIAQLLATEPVKIINFGYPDHFIAQGKNSELLDEIGFTPNKLYKQIVQTLNE from the coding sequence ATGATTTTGGAACAAATAACCGAGCCGAAACAAATACAAGCTCTAACCGTTAGCGAATTGAAAATCCTGGCTAAAGAAGTTCGCTCTCGCATTGTAGAAGTTGTCTCCAAAACTGGCGGTCATTTAGCTCCCAGTTTAGGAACTGTAGACCTCACAATTGCTTTGCTTCATCTTTTTGATCCGCTTAAAGATAGAATCGTTTGGGATGTAGGGCATCAAGCATACAGCTGGAAAATTTTAACCGGACGCAATGCTCAATTTGATACCTTAAGACAGTATAAAGGTCTCAGCGGATTTACCAATCGTGAAGAAAGTCCTTACGATGCTTTTACTACAGGTCATAGCAGCACTTCCATTTCTGCCGCCTTAGGAATTGCCTGTGCTAGGGATTTAAACAATGAGCAGGGTCACTGTATTGCTGTTATTGGAGATGGTGCTTTAACCGGAGGAATGAGTTTTGAAGCATTAAATCATGGGGGTCACCTGCAAAAGGATAAATTCATTGTTATCCTGAATGATAACGAAATGTCCATCTCCAAAAATGTAGGCGGATTACAAAAATATATGGCTCGGATGCTTGCTAGTAAATCCTATAATGTCCTTAAAAAGCAGGTTTGGGATTTCAGTTACACTTTACCAGCCAATATTCGTCGCAGTTTTATTTATGGAGCTCAGAAACTGGAAGAATCAATGATGAATATCCTGGTGCCCAACATTATTTTTGAAGACCTTGGCTTTAAATATGTAGGTCCTATAGATGGTCATGATATTGAGCAGCTCCTGAAAATTATCAAAAGAGTAAAGAACTTTATGGTTGGTCCTGTTCTGATCCATATTGTTACCCAAAAGGGAAAGGGCTATCCTCCAGCGGAAAAGAATTCAGAATTATTTCATGGAACAGGTCCTTTTGACCTCAAAACCGGTAAACAAATCAGTGACGGAAAACAAACCTGGAGCGAATTGATGGGTTCAACCTTAATCACTTTAGCCCAAAAAGACCCCAAAATAATCGCTATTACAGCCGCTATGACTGCCGGAACCGGTTTAACCAAATTTGAAGAGACCTATCCCGATCGCTTTTTTGATGTTGGAATTGCTGAACAGCATTCCGTAACCCTTGCCGCAGGAATGTCCACTAAAGGACTTAAACCCTTTGTGGCAATTTATTCCACTTTTCTGCAACGTGCTTTAGACCAGATTATCCACGATGTTGCTTTACCTAAATTACCGGTTGTTTTTTGCATTGATAGAGCTGGTCTTGTAGGTGAAGATGGAGCTACACATCATGGTGCTTTTGATCTTTCCTACTTGAATTTTGTGCCGAATATGATTATTTTAACCCCTTCTACGGCTGAAGAACTTTCTGCAATGTTATTCTGGGCTGCAAGTTATCAGGAAGGTCCTGTTGCTATTCGTTATCCTCGTGGAACAGCAATTCATTCTTCTGTTCATAAATCCTTAACCAATTTTAATCCCTTTCCTGCCATAATTCACTCCAATAAAGGAAAAATTGCTTTAGTCGCTTGCGGAGATGCTTTTTTTACGGCTGAGGCAGTGCATAACTTACTAGCTAAAGATAAAATTCCTGCTCAACTGATACAATTACTTTCTGTTAAACCCCTGGATGAAAATACCCTTTTGTCTTTGGCTTCCACCTGCAATTATATCTTCACTTTCGAAAACAATGCCGTTATTGGAGGGATGGGAGCAAGAATAGCTCAATTGCTTGCAACTGAACCGGTTAAAATTATCAATTTTGGCTATCCCGATCACTTTATTGCTCAAGGAAAAAATTCTGAACTTCTTGATGAAATTGGTTTTACGCCTAATAAGCTTTATAAACAAATTGTTCAAACACTAAATGAGTAA
- a CDS encoding vWA domain-containing protein, translating into MFQLSFLNASLLFFAIATILPLLIWLLAKKKPQKIIFPTLRFIKLSKEQEKSRSKLKNILLLIIRMLIILLVVLAVSRPMLSSPKLKPSGKHPPTAIAILIDTSYSMDYAERGKSSLQYAKDALKKINSKANPDDRLIPVSSDENWNLLHSQIYASSLPETLIDQLKITFHPLSLEEMLALAETKLAESQMPNREIYLISDLRIPPAELKTNIPIALIPLPETSEYENLAVISANALPQLVEKHNQQLIQFTVANYGSTERQDVLLKAVVNDIKLAEKFISIPSQSTITETIPVELRSDGWQSGYIEVNDERQIMDNRCYFAFPFYSKPRVAVISQSSNLPPILATVLRVYNSSTPQVISPDALSLSDLDKFQLFIVYNCGPLTSRLLEIFTTLQNRKSGILFCLGNNLPADLKSYLNNTFGLEIKDRTQKSITIDNINAHHYISSLVSGKPLKNPILADYWQALNKSAGVLISAQNFPLAVINGKQSLWLWNISADNNPFFIDPAFPVLAFRTLDYIAGSEIPETNAKIGQILTFNRLKLPTGEIITSRRYLATEPGIYIFEPDAPRSYAMAINIDYSDSEARTNFPKGVKNLGEKWEDKLFFSRLGHDLWKILLAIAFALMIVEIIIVKTEEARAK; encoded by the coding sequence TTGTTTCAGCTTTCTTTCCTAAATGCTTCTCTCCTCTTTTTTGCCATAGCAACCATTCTGCCTCTGCTGATTTGGCTGTTGGCAAAAAAAAAGCCCCAAAAAATTATTTTCCCTACTTTACGTTTCATCAAGCTGAGCAAAGAACAGGAGAAAAGTCGCAGCAAGCTGAAAAACATACTCTTGCTGATTATCAGGATGCTGATTATCCTACTGGTTGTTTTAGCTGTTTCTCGTCCAATGCTCTCTTCCCCGAAACTAAAACCTTCCGGAAAACATCCTCCTACGGCAATTGCCATTTTAATTGATACTTCTTACAGTATGGACTATGCTGAAAGAGGAAAAAGTTCCCTCCAATATGCCAAAGATGCTCTGAAAAAAATAAACTCCAAAGCCAATCCCGATGATCGCCTCATTCCTGTCAGTTCCGATGAAAACTGGAACCTTTTGCACAGTCAAATTTATGCCAGTTCCTTACCTGAAACGCTGATTGACCAATTAAAAATCACTTTCCACCCTCTCTCTTTGGAAGAAATGCTTGCCTTGGCAGAAACCAAACTTGCCGAAAGTCAAATGCCCAATCGGGAAATATATCTTATCAGCGATTTAAGAATTCCTCCTGCAGAACTGAAAACCAATATTCCTATTGCTCTTATTCCCTTACCTGAAACATCTGAATATGAAAACTTGGCAGTTATTTCTGCCAATGCTTTACCCCAGCTGGTGGAAAAACACAATCAGCAATTAATTCAGTTCACCGTTGCCAATTATGGCAGCACCGAACGCCAAGATGTTCTCCTTAAGGCAGTGGTAAACGATATAAAACTTGCCGAAAAATTTATCTCTATCCCTTCCCAAAGCACTATCACCGAAACTATTCCTGTTGAACTTCGTTCCGATGGCTGGCAAAGTGGATATATTGAAGTTAATGATGAACGCCAGATAATGGATAACCGTTGCTATTTCGCTTTTCCCTTTTACAGTAAACCCCGGGTTGCAGTTATCTCTCAAAGCAGCAATTTACCTCCTATTCTGGCTACCGTTTTAAGGGTTTATAACTCTTCTACTCCTCAAGTAATTTCTCCTGATGCCCTCTCATTAAGTGACCTGGATAAATTTCAACTCTTTATTGTATACAATTGTGGTCCTTTAACTTCTCGTTTACTTGAAATTTTTACTACTTTACAAAACCGTAAATCAGGTATTCTTTTCTGCCTGGGAAATAACCTTCCTGCCGACCTGAAGTCCTATCTTAACAACACTTTTGGATTAGAAATAAAAGACCGCACCCAAAAGTCAATTACTATTGATAACATTAATGCCCATCACTATATCAGTTCCCTCGTTTCCGGAAAACCCCTTAAAAATCCTATTCTGGCTGACTACTGGCAGGCATTAAATAAAAGTGCCGGAGTTCTCATTTCTGCTCAAAACTTTCCTTTAGCTGTAATCAACGGCAAGCAGTCACTCTGGCTCTGGAATATTTCTGCGGACAATAATCCTTTTTTTATAGACCCGGCTTTTCCCGTTCTTGCTTTCCGCACCTTAGATTATATTGCCGGTTCTGAAATTCCGGAAACAAATGCTAAAATTGGTCAGATTCTTACTTTTAACAGATTGAAACTCCCCACAGGTGAAATTATCACCAGCCGCCGTTATTTAGCTACCGAACCCGGAATTTATATTTTTGAACCTGATGCTCCTCGCAGTTATGCTATGGCAATAAATATTGACTACAGCGATTCCGAAGCCAGAACTAATTTCCCCAAAGGTGTAAAAAACTTAGGAGAAAAATGGGAAGATAAACTTTTCTTTTCCCGCTTGGGTCACGACCTCTGGAAAATTTTGCTTGCCATCGCTTTCGCTTTAATGATTGTGGAAATTATTATTGTAAAAACAGAGGAGGCAAGGGCAAAATAG
- a CDS encoding phosphatase PAP2 family protein translates to MTDSSITANRKTSFFLSAIDLITLIFCGWILLYMCFGITRSPEVIKHIPVYLAIFVGVLFLAWLQKQPGWSYDPQNPSKRYQILSFFRGLYPVLLFGYFYTSGHAFNRIIFRDWLDPFFMGIDQFIFGYLPSLVWGKLYSHWAIQELFHFAYFCYYPMIAGIPIYLYFTQKDAFREVIFNLTFVFYCCYTIYSVLPVIGGRFLPEAMALTKTYRGGPFTHIMVFIYRTSNHLGGAFPSSHIAIAIVLTISALKYIRPLGYICTVITFFLSLATVYCHYHWFIDAVFGILTGIAGYYLANWTYYYLGEKGFN, encoded by the coding sequence ATGACGGATAGCTCTATAACGGCAAATAGAAAAACATCTTTCTTCCTCTCTGCCATTGATCTTATTACCCTTATCTTTTGCGGATGGATACTTCTGTATATGTGTTTTGGTATCACTCGCTCTCCTGAAGTTATAAAACATATCCCTGTTTATCTTGCTATTTTTGTAGGAGTTCTTTTTCTTGCCTGGCTCCAAAAACAACCCGGATGGTCTTACGATCCTCAAAATCCTTCCAAGCGCTATCAAATTCTCAGTTTTTTCAGAGGTCTCTATCCTGTTCTCCTTTTCGGTTATTTTTACACTTCCGGTCATGCTTTCAATCGTATTATTTTTCGGGATTGGCTCGATCCCTTTTTTATGGGAATTGATCAATTTATCTTTGGTTACCTGCCTTCTCTTGTTTGGGGAAAACTCTATTCCCATTGGGCAATTCAGGAACTTTTTCATTTTGCCTATTTTTGCTATTATCCTATGATTGCTGGAATTCCCATCTATCTCTATTTCACTCAAAAAGATGCTTTCAGGGAAGTAATCTTCAATCTCACCTTTGTCTTCTATTGTTGTTATACCATCTATTCTGTTCTGCCTGTTATCGGTGGACGTTTTCTTCCTGAAGCTATGGCTTTAACCAAAACCTATCGGGGTGGTCCCTTCACTCATATTATGGTCTTTATCTATCGCACTTCCAATCATTTGGGAGGTGCTTTCCCCAGCAGTCATATTGCCATTGCCATTGTTCTAACTATTTCCGCCCTAAAATATATCCGTCCGCTTGGCTATATTTGCACTGTCATTACCTTTTTCCTTTCTCTTGCTACCGTTTATTGTCACTATCACTGGTTCATTGATGCCGTTTTTGGTATCTTAACAGGTATTGCCGGTTACTATTTAGCTAACTGGACTTATTATTATCTTGGAGAAAAAGGGTTCAACTGA
- a CDS encoding GNAT family N-acetyltransferase, translating to MINVIPVDNKKQLKDFILLPFKLYKNEPNWVPPLIGDQKKFFNPKKNPYYYHSEVKLFLALKDGEPVGRISAHSNTQHNKEHNENIGFFGFFECIDNQEVANALFDAAFEWNRYRNFTSLRGPMNFSVNQDCGLLINGFDFPPMIMMPYNFPYYPKLYENYGLTKTMDLYAFISEYHSIPERVAKMAEIIAKRTNVQIHSLSYDKKQRKKDIETVFEIYTRAWQYNWGNVPMTKAEFDHIVAELLPIADPDMVFIAEVDGQLAGFSLTLPNYNEVLKVMQGKVNPITIIKALQTKKHITSVRVITMGIIKEFQGKGIDTLLYYHTFKNGLPKGYYRSEFSWILENNIPMINAAEKLGAKIYKTYRLYDKAITNRK from the coding sequence AACCCAACTGGGTTCCTCCTTTAATTGGTGACCAGAAAAAGTTCTTTAACCCCAAGAAAAATCCCTATTATTACCATTCCGAAGTTAAACTTTTTCTTGCTCTTAAAGATGGAGAACCCGTAGGAAGAATTTCTGCTCATTCCAATACTCAGCATAACAAAGAACATAACGAAAATATCGGTTTCTTTGGCTTCTTTGAGTGTATTGATAATCAGGAAGTTGCCAATGCCCTTTTTGACGCCGCTTTTGAGTGGAATCGCTATCGTAATTTTACTTCTCTCCGCGGTCCTATGAATTTCAGTGTCAATCAGGATTGCGGATTATTAATCAATGGCTTTGATTTCCCCCCGATGATTATGATGCCCTATAACTTTCCTTATTACCCAAAACTTTACGAAAACTACGGCTTAACCAAAACAATGGACCTCTATGCCTTTATTAGTGAATATCATTCCATTCCCGAACGCGTTGCCAAAATGGCAGAAATAATTGCCAAACGCACTAATGTCCAAATCCATTCCCTGTCCTACGATAAAAAACAACGCAAAAAAGATATTGAAACCGTCTTTGAAATTTATACCCGTGCCTGGCAATATAACTGGGGCAATGTTCCTATGACAAAAGCTGAATTTGATCACATCGTTGCTGAATTACTCCCTATTGCCGATCCAGATATGGTTTTTATTGCTGAAGTTGATGGCCAGCTTGCCGGTTTCAGTTTAACTTTACCCAATTACAATGAGGTCTTAAAAGTTATGCAGGGTAAAGTAAATCCTATTACAATTATCAAAGCTCTCCAAACTAAAAAACATATAACCTCCGTCCGCGTTATCACTATGGGTATTATTAAGGAATTTCAAGGTAAGGGAATTGATACTTTGCTCTATTATCATACTTTTAAAAATGGACTCCCCAAGGGCTATTACCGCAGCGAATTTTCCTGGATTCTGGAAAACAATATCCCCATGATTAATGCCGCTGAAAAACTCGGTGCCAAAATTTATAAAACCTACCGCCTTTACGATAAAGCCATTACTAATAGGAAATAG